The segment TTGTAGGAACTATAGCATTTCCGTTTTTTTGGCAGTTTCTAAACTCATTTAAAACACAAAGAGATCTTTTTTCTGTTCCTTTAAATTTTTGGCCAACAGAATGGACTTTTCAAAATTATGTGGATGTTTTTTCAAGGCAACCATTTGGAAGATATATATTAAATAGTTTTATAATAGCTGGAATAAGTACTTTGTTTGCAATAATACTTGGAGCTTTGGCGAGTTATGCGGTTTCAAGAACAAAAATTAAATTCAAAAAATTGTATTTAATAATATTGTTAAGTATAACTCTTTTACCTCCAATAACAATAGTTAATCCAATATATATGATTATAAGTAAACTTGGTCTTTTAAATACTTATTGGGGATTAGCTCTTGTAAATACTATAATAACCCTTCCTACAGCGGTTTGGTTTTTATCGGGATTTTTTGAAACAATTCCTCATGAACTTGAAGAAAGTGCTATGATAGATGGAGCATCTGTTTTTCAAAGTTTTTATAAAATAGTTTTACCTCTTGTATCACCTGCAATATTTACCGTGAGCATTTTAGTTTTTATAGCTGCTTGGAATCAATATCTTTTTGCACAGATATTAAACCCATTAAAAGTAGCGAGAACTATAACTGTTGGTATAACACTTTATCAGACAGATTATACTATTCCGTGGGGAACCATATCAGCTGCTTCTATAGTTGTTACAGTACCTTTGATAATCCTTGTTTTAATTCTACAAAGGAAAATAATTTCGGGTCTTATGGATGGTGGAGTTAAAGGATGATAATAAAAGATTATACACCTGGCGGTTATAGAAGAAAAGAGTTAAAAGGATATTTTCAGTATTTGAGATATAATTATTCTGAAATTATGGTAGATAAATCTAAGGGAAATAATATAATAATAGATAAAGATCTACAAAAAATGTATGAATTAAAGATTATAAATAAAGATGAATTAAAAAAACATATGTTGTATATAGAAGAGTTTTTTGAAGATTTTGAAAGATTTGATGAATTATGTGATGAAGAAATTTATTATTCTTTTCATAAAATAAAACAAAAAAACTATACTAAAGATATGAATAATTATATAGAAAATAAAATAGAAAAAAATAAAAATTATATATATAAAAATTTAAAAAATATCGAAAATTTTGATGAACTAATAAGATTCTTAATATATTATGATATAAATCCAAAAAAAATAAATATAGATAAAAAATTTTATGATATAGAAAATTTAAAGAATGATTTAAAGAACACGAATATTATAAATATTTTTCCTGGTTCTTATATGCAAATTCCAATCATAGAAAAGATTTTAAAATTTTATTTAAGTGAAAAAGATATAAAAGTTTTTATAAAAGATCAAAGAGTTATATCAGAACCAATTTTAAGCGATTTAAAATACAAAAATTTTAAAATTATAAATTATAATTCAAGATGTGCAGGTATAAATTTAAAAGATGTTGAAAAAGAATTAGAATGTGGTTTAAATATTGTTTTGGATGAAATCCCAATGATAAATTTTAATGGATATTTAAATTCAGAATATTATTTGCTTAGCAAAGTGAATATATTAAAGAGTCAAAGATATTGCGGTGTTTATAATGTTAATTCAAAATCTATAAAATCTATAATAAAAAAGGTAAAAAGAACTCAAAAAGCTGTATTTACCGGAGTAGAAAGATCTGAAAATACAATATGGCCATTTAATAAAGATGGGTACTTAAATCAATATTCACAAACATTTATACCATCAAATTATAAATATGAAAAAAATGATGAGAACGTTTTTATTAAAAGAGAAAAGTTTTTAAAAAATATGATAAACAATAATATAAAAGAAGATATAGTTTATATAGATTCATATTATTCATTGGATACTTATGAAAAAGAAAAATATATTCCACAAAAATCTTCAAATTCAGTTCTTATGAGAGGATTCTATATAAAAAACACACAAAAATTTGATATACTTCCATATCTTGCACAAGATCATAAAAAGGATTTAATAGATATAAGAGAAGTATGTAAAAGTATACATAAAAATAGCTTTTATATAAATTTTTTGTACTTTGCAACTCCTAAGATAATAAATCTTTATAATTCATTTAGAAGTGAAGAAGAAAAGATTAAAGACAGAGACTTTTTTATTGATTATTATTTTGATGGAATTAAAGAAACATTCCCCCTCTATAATAAAGGAGCAATTTTTTTTAAAAAAGATGGAACTATAGAGTTTGATAGAGTTAAAGCTGAAAATGGAACTATAAAATTAAATGATTATACCATTAATTTTGATGAAAATAATATAAATAATCCAAATCAAAGTATAAATATAATAACTCCAAATAGTGACTATGATGATTTTGAAAATTTTAGAAAATATAAAAAATACGTTGGTGGCGATAGATATAATATAATAATAGTAAATAATAAAATTATAAATATAAAATTTTCAGGAGTAGTTCAACCATCGTTGGGAATTGTAATATCATTAGACAAAAATGAATTTAAAAAAGTTTCTAAAGTATTAAACTTAAAAAAATGTGGGAATAAATATCTTTATGATCAAAAAATAAATATAGAAATTATAATAAATAAAAATAAAAATTATAATAAAATATTTGGTGGAGGAACTTTATTATATAAAGAAGGAA is part of the Oceanotoga teriensis genome and harbors:
- a CDS encoding carbohydrate ABC transporter permease; translated protein: MKKNITLKSILSKIFYIFFFAFFVGTIAFPFFWQFLNSFKTQRDLFSVPLNFWPTEWTFQNYVDVFSRQPFGRYILNSFIIAGISTLFAIILGALASYAVSRTKIKFKKLYLIILLSITLLPPITIVNPIYMIISKLGLLNTYWGLALVNTIITLPTAVWFLSGFFETIPHELEESAMIDGASVFQSFYKIVLPLVSPAIFTVSILVFIAAWNQYLFAQILNPLKVARTITVGITLYQTDYTIPWGTISAASIVVTVPLIILVLILQRKIISGLMDGGVKG
- a CDS encoding phosphodiester glycosidase family protein, with translation MIIKDYTPGGYRRKELKGYFQYLRYNYSEIMVDKSKGNNIIIDKDLQKMYELKIINKDELKKHMLYIEEFFEDFERFDELCDEEIYYSFHKIKQKNYTKDMNNYIENKIEKNKNYIYKNLKNIENFDELIRFLIYYDINPKKINIDKKFYDIENLKNDLKNTNIINIFPGSYMQIPIIEKILKFYLSEKDIKVFIKDQRVISEPILSDLKYKNFKIINYNSRCAGINLKDVEKELECGLNIVLDEIPMINFNGYLNSEYYLLSKVNILKSQRYCGVYNVNSKSIKSIIKKVKRTQKAVFTGVERSENTIWPFNKDGYLNQYSQTFIPSNYKYEKNDENVFIKREKFLKNMINNNIKEDIVYIDSYYSLDTYEKEKYIPQKSSNSVLMRGFYIKNTQKFDILPYLAQDHKKDLIDIREVCKSIHKNSFYINFLYFATPKIINLYNSFRSEEEKIKDRDFFIDYYFDGIKETFPLYNKGAIFFKKDGTIEFDRVKAENGTIKLNDYTINFDENNINNPNQSINIITPNSDYDDFENFRKYKKYVGGDRYNIIIVNNKIINIKFSGVVQPSLGIVISLDKNEFKKVSKVLNLKKCGNKYLYDQKINIEIIINKNKNYNKIFGGGTLLYKEGKNLVKTQKEAYENFKVEGWYNPLSMQTQETQVQEWLRGPRTIIGNDHKNGFFFIVFSGRTKESKGVRFDEIVKMVENEIKDVKNIMNIDGGASSCLGFIKDKEFFELSYPCTSNYTSAGMVRPVNSMLLINKKGD